One genomic segment of Aureimonas sp. AU20 includes these proteins:
- a CDS encoding ABC transporter permease: MTASEGSSVAGASGDGFAQFEEGRRSPLRRLQHLLHRYPTIVPFVVLALGLAVFSLIVGARFFQPFNLSLILQQVTIIAVLGVAQTLVILTAGIDLSVGAIMILCTIVMGHLAVSAGLPQEAAFAAALLVGLGCGAINGVLVTYLRLPPFIVTLGTWSVFGALFLYYSGSQTIRSQVVAAEAPLLQWMGAATSLGGARFTAGTLVMLLVAAAVWYMLNRTAFGRHVYAVGDDAEAARLSGIDAKRTLLSVYALSGLICAIAAWVLIGRIGAISPTSGGSANLDSITAVVIGGTSLFGGRGSIVGTLVGALIVGVFRNGLALAGLDALWQEFTVGLLIIVAVGLDQWIRRVSA, from the coding sequence ATGACCGCTTCCGAGGGTTCTTCCGTCGCCGGCGCCTCCGGCGACGGGTTCGCGCAGTTCGAGGAGGGGCGGCGCTCGCCGCTCCGCCGGCTGCAGCATTTGCTCCACCGCTACCCCACGATCGTGCCCTTCGTGGTTCTGGCCCTGGGCCTCGCGGTGTTCAGCCTCATCGTCGGCGCGCGCTTCTTCCAGCCCTTCAACCTGTCGCTGATCCTCCAGCAGGTGACGATCATCGCGGTTCTGGGCGTGGCGCAGACGCTGGTGATCCTCACCGCCGGCATCGATCTGTCGGTCGGCGCGATCATGATCCTGTGCACCATCGTCATGGGGCATCTCGCCGTCTCGGCGGGGCTGCCGCAGGAGGCGGCCTTCGCGGCGGCGCTGCTGGTGGGCCTCGGCTGCGGCGCGATCAACGGCGTGCTCGTCACCTATCTCAGACTGCCGCCCTTCATCGTCACGCTCGGCACATGGAGCGTCTTCGGCGCCCTGTTCCTCTATTATTCCGGCAGCCAGACCATCCGCTCGCAGGTCGTGGCCGCCGAGGCGCCGCTTCTGCAATGGATGGGCGCGGCGACCTCGCTCGGCGGGGCGCGCTTCACCGCCGGAACGCTCGTCATGCTTCTGGTCGCGGCGGCCGTCTGGTACATGCTGAACCGCACCGCCTTCGGCCGCCATGTCTATGCCGTGGGCGACGACGCGGAGGCGGCGCGGCTCTCCGGCATCGACGCCAAGCGCACGCTTCTGTCCGTCTACGCGCTGTCGGGCCTCATCTGCGCCATCGCCGCCTGGGTGCTGATCGGGCGCATCGGGGCCATCAGCCCGACCTCGGGCGGTTCGGCCAATCTCGACTCCATCACCGCCGTGGTGATCGGCGGAACCTCGCTCTTCGGCGGGCGCGGCTCGATCGTCGGAACCCTGGTCGGGGCCTTGATCGTCGGCGTCTTCCGCAACGGGCTGGCACTCGCCGGGCTCGATGCGCTCTGGCAGGAATTCACCGTCGGTCTTCTCATCATCGTCGCGGTCGGCCTCGACCAGTGGATCCGGCGGGTGTCGGCATGA
- a CDS encoding sugar ABC transporter substrate-binding protein — protein sequence MGALLAGAALIGLGLTAGASAADPIKIGIVTKTDANPFFAKMKEGAEAKAKELGVELQSFAGKFDGDNDTQVTAIENLISSGVSGILLAASDTKAITPVVEQARQAGILVIALDTPLDPANAADATFATDNVKAGELIGQWAAKTVKDPSTAKVAFLDAIESQPTVDVARDQGFMKGFGIDVKDPSRYLDEDDKRIVGHFWGNGSEEGGRTGMETLLQKEPDLSVVYTINEPTAAGAYEALKAAGKESGVLITSVDGGCPGVENVKAGVIGATSMQYPLLMASKGVEAIVEFKKSGKKPEPTPGLDFFNTGVTLVTDKPVSGIESITSAEALKKCWG from the coding sequence CTGGGCGCGCTCCTGGCCGGCGCGGCGCTGATCGGGCTCGGCCTGACAGCAGGCGCCAGCGCGGCGGACCCGATCAAGATCGGCATCGTCACCAAGACCGACGCCAACCCGTTCTTCGCCAAGATGAAGGAAGGCGCGGAGGCCAAGGCCAAGGAACTCGGCGTCGAGCTGCAGAGCTTCGCCGGCAAGTTCGACGGCGACAACGACACGCAGGTCACCGCGATCGAGAACCTCATTTCGTCGGGCGTCAGCGGCATCCTGCTCGCCGCCAGCGACACCAAGGCGATCACACCCGTGGTGGAACAGGCGCGCCAAGCCGGCATCCTGGTGATCGCGCTCGACACACCGCTCGACCCCGCCAACGCCGCCGACGCGACCTTCGCCACCGACAACGTGAAGGCGGGCGAGCTGATCGGCCAATGGGCCGCCAAGACGGTGAAGGACCCAAGCACAGCCAAGGTCGCCTTTCTCGACGCGATCGAAAGCCAGCCGACCGTGGACGTCGCGCGCGACCAGGGCTTCATGAAGGGCTTCGGCATCGACGTGAAGGACCCCAGCCGCTACCTCGACGAGGACGACAAGCGCATCGTTGGCCATTTCTGGGGCAACGGTTCGGAAGAGGGCGGGCGCACGGGCATGGAAACCCTGCTCCAGAAGGAGCCCGACCTCTCGGTCGTCTACACCATCAACGAGCCGACGGCGGCGGGCGCCTACGAGGCGCTGAAGGCGGCCGGCAAGGAAAGCGGCGTTCTCATCACCTCCGTGGACGGCGGATGCCCCGGCGTCGAGAACGTGAAGGCCGGCGTGATCGGCGCTACCTCCATGCAGTACCCCCTCCTCATGGCCTCCAAGGGCGTCGAGGCGATCGTCGAGTTCAAGAAGTCGGGCAAGAAACCCGAGCCGACGCCGGGTCTCGACTTCTTCAACACGGGCGTGACGCTCGTCACCGACAAGCCGGTGTCGGGGATCGAGTCCATCACCTCCGCCGAAGCGCTGAAGAAGTGCTGGGGCTGA
- a CDS encoding ATP-binding cassette domain-containing protein has translation MSAFVLQAEGLRKRYGRVVAMDGVDFDLKRDEILAVIGDNGAGKSTMIRALAGAVRPDTGRILIDGEPVSFRTPMDARRAGIESVFQNLALSPALSIAENLFLGREVRQKGLAGRLFGHLDLAHMEAEARRQLAGLGLTTVQDIHQKVETLSGGQRQGVAVARACAFGGRVVIMDEPTAALGVKESRRVLDLILDVKRRGLPVVLVSHNMPHIFEVADRIHIHRLGRRLAVIRPRDFTMSDVVAFMTGAAVPPPEALAA, from the coding sequence ATGAGCGCCTTCGTTCTCCAGGCCGAGGGGCTTCGCAAACGCTATGGCCGCGTGGTCGCGATGGACGGGGTGGATTTCGACCTGAAGCGGGACGAGATCCTGGCGGTGATCGGCGACAACGGCGCCGGCAAGTCCACCATGATCCGAGCCCTCGCCGGTGCGGTTCGGCCGGACACCGGGCGCATTCTGATCGACGGCGAGCCCGTGTCCTTCCGCACGCCCATGGACGCGCGGCGCGCGGGCATCGAAAGCGTGTTCCAGAACCTTGCGCTTTCGCCCGCCCTGTCGATAGCCGAGAACCTGTTTCTCGGCCGCGAGGTGCGCCAGAAGGGTCTGGCGGGCCGGCTCTTCGGCCATCTCGATCTCGCCCATATGGAAGCGGAAGCGCGGCGCCAGCTCGCCGGGCTCGGCCTCACCACGGTTCAGGACATCCACCAGAAGGTGGAGACCCTGTCGGGCGGCCAGCGGCAGGGGGTCGCCGTGGCGCGGGCCTGCGCCTTCGGCGGGCGCGTCGTGATCATGGACGAGCCGACCGCCGCGCTCGGCGTCAAGGAAAGCCGGCGCGTGCTCGACCTCATCCTCGACGTGAAGCGGCGCGGCCTGCCGGTGGTTCTCGTGTCCCACAACATGCCGCACATTTTCGAGGTGGCGGATCGCATCCACATCCACCGGCTCGGCCGCCGGCTCGCGGTGATCCGGCCGCGCGACTTCACCATGTCCGACGTCGTCGCCTTCATGACGGGCGCGGCGGTTCCTCCCCCGGAAGCCCTCGCCGCCTGA
- a CDS encoding ROK family protein has translation MLAQIVASGEGVSRAALGQATNLSRMTLAQRLLALQTAGLVREGDSAVPSGGRPTRLLALDPTGAVLLTADMGETHMRLAVTDLAPAVLRQELVPFRIADGPEAAMERLAMGFGRLLSDLGGRRFVAALGLSLPAPVDHRLGRVYGPSILEGWDDFPLGDWLRARYGAPVAVENDVNLMAIFEHRRLAPRPDDFLFVKMGTGIGSGIVANGRLQRGARGASGDIGHMQFLEPGAPLCRCGKRGCFEARAAGWALARDLSNQGLPARNARDVIALFEAGQPEAQALILAAGRAAGEALGHAVALLNPERIVIGGTLAHAGEALVAPIREVLRLRCLPLATADLAVSAAPPVDEACLIGAAHCARELAFGPEGTEAFLLRYRVWLEAA, from the coding sequence GTGCTCGCGCAGATCGTTGCCTCGGGCGAGGGCGTGTCGCGCGCGGCGCTGGGTCAGGCGACCAACCTGTCGCGCATGACGCTGGCGCAGCGGCTTCTGGCGCTCCAGACCGCCGGCCTCGTGCGCGAGGGGGACAGCGCGGTGCCGAGCGGCGGGCGGCCGACGCGTCTTCTGGCGCTCGACCCCACCGGCGCCGTGCTGCTGACGGCGGACATGGGCGAAACGCATATGCGCCTCGCCGTCACCGACCTTGCCCCTGCCGTACTGCGGCAGGAACTCGTGCCCTTTCGCATCGCGGACGGGCCGGAAGCCGCGATGGAGCGGCTGGCCATGGGCTTCGGGCGGCTCCTGTCGGATCTCGGCGGGCGCCGCTTCGTGGCCGCGCTCGGGCTCAGCCTGCCAGCACCAGTGGACCACCGGCTCGGCCGCGTCTACGGCCCCTCGATCCTGGAAGGCTGGGACGATTTTCCCTTGGGGGACTGGCTCCGCGCACGTTATGGCGCGCCCGTGGCCGTGGAGAACGACGTCAATCTCATGGCGATCTTCGAGCATCGCCGCCTTGCACCGCGCCCGGACGATTTCCTGTTCGTGAAGATGGGGACCGGCATCGGCTCGGGCATCGTCGCCAACGGGCGGCTGCAGCGCGGGGCGCGCGGCGCCTCGGGCGATATCGGCCATATGCAGTTTCTGGAGCCGGGCGCGCCGCTTTGCCGCTGCGGCAAGCGCGGCTGCTTCGAGGCGCGGGCGGCAGGCTGGGCCCTGGCGCGCGACCTGTCAAACCAGGGCCTGCCGGCACGCAACGCGCGTGACGTGATCGCCCTGTTCGAGGCCGGCCAGCCGGAGGCGCAGGCGCTGATCCTGGCCGCCGGGCGGGCGGCGGGCGAGGCGCTCGGCCATGCCGTGGCGTTGCTCAACCCGGAGCGGATCGTGATCGGAGGTACGCTCGCCCATGCCGGCGAGGCGCTGGTCGCGCCGATCCGCGAGGTGCTGCGCCTGCGCTGCCTGCCCTTGGCGACGGCCGACCTCGCCGTCTCGGCCGCCCCGCCGGTGGACGAGGCCTGCCTGATCGGCGCGGCCCATTGCGCGCGCGAACTCGCCTTCGGCCCGGAGGGCACGGAGGCGTTTCTCCTGCGCTACCGCGTTTGGTTGGAGGCGGCCTGA
- a CDS encoding inositol monophosphatase family protein, which yields MTPSELDARFRFAEALVREAGALALTYFRRLDSLTVRSKGLQDMASEADLDVETMIRERIAQAFPEDAFLGEETGRTEFGGEQGIWVVDPIDGTQPFVSGMSSWCVSIAFVQGGRNRMGFVYAPAREELFTGGDGHPATLNGRPIRVKSAASVREGLVAAGYSTRLPPERFLPAFERLLKAGGMFYRDGSGALSLAYLAAGRLVGYVEPHINAWDCLGALAVIEAAGGRSSDFLAGDGLWNGNVLIAASPELYPSLETLFLEG from the coding sequence ATGACGCCTTCCGAACTCGACGCGCGTTTCCGCTTCGCCGAAGCGCTGGTGCGCGAGGCCGGCGCGCTCGCGCTGACCTATTTCCGCCGGCTCGACAGCCTGACCGTGCGCTCCAAGGGCCTGCAGGACATGGCGAGCGAGGCCGATCTCGACGTCGAGACCATGATCCGCGAGCGCATCGCGCAGGCCTTTCCGGAGGACGCGTTTCTCGGTGAGGAAACCGGGCGCACCGAGTTCGGCGGCGAACAGGGCATCTGGGTGGTCGATCCCATCGACGGCACGCAGCCCTTCGTCAGCGGAATGTCGAGCTGGTGCGTCTCGATCGCCTTCGTGCAAGGCGGGCGCAACCGCATGGGCTTCGTCTATGCGCCGGCGCGCGAGGAGCTGTTCACCGGCGGTGACGGGCATCCGGCGACGCTCAACGGGCGCCCGATCCGGGTAAAGAGCGCCGCGTCCGTCAGGGAAGGGCTGGTGGCCGCCGGCTATTCCACCCGCCTGCCGCCGGAGCGCTTTCTTCCCGCCTTCGAGCGGCTGCTGAAGGCCGGCGGCATGTTCTACCGCGACGGGTCGGGCGCTTTGTCGTTGGCCTATCTCGCGGCGGGTCGGCTGGTCGGCTATGTCGAGCCGCATATCAACGCCTGGGACTGCCTCGGCGCGCTGGCGGTGATCGAGGCGGCCGGCGGGCGCTCGAGCGACTTCCTGGCCGGCGACGGGCTGTGGAACGGCAATGTGCTGATCGCCGCCTCGCCGGAGCTCTACCCCTCGCTGGAGACGCTGTTCCTCGAAGGCTGA